The following coding sequences are from one Polyangia bacterium window:
- a CDS encoding AAA family ATPase has product MRITNLNIKNYRTLEDISLPFATSYAAICGRNDAGKSNIIRALRLVLREQARPFFHDDDEERISFKQDFPKWKKVPPDEDKSQPISISVSLELDSERDAGLHRFVIKQLGLTEDLQKLILTIELERGSEKSEEAVLRVRAGDRTFADLDAQEVLKRFRNAGSILFHNSTETDPPLRYAGAFRHYIGGLSDEYADLFKSSRDNLNKKLGKLARKHASEFEAFLGRLGSKYKIGLGVPSFDIGFFPISITLGHKDYDVPLDSWGSGTRNRTLILLALLRAKQVSQSATSADKVTPVLVIEEPESFLHPSAQAEFGRVLNDLADEFAVQVIVTTHSPYLLSTRTAEANHLVCRRRHYKQSLGTELIDTGGDNWFKPFGEVLGLDGGELKPWRNLMFSPRDHVLLVEGDTDRDYLELLRDERHGTKRLKFDGEILPYDGTGSLQSPVLVRFLRNRYQRLFVTFDLDSAPSIEKMLQHLGFQDGADYVAVGMAEAGKRNIEGLLPERVVKAVFAAHASTVQAATNGTKDEQKSAKGRLKKFLFEEFRANAVPGDEDFGGFYRLARKIERAFPPEKPKDEIGGGLTEE; this is encoded by the coding sequence ATGAGAATCACGAATCTCAACATTAAAAACTATCGAACGCTTGAAGACATTAGCTTACCTTTCGCCACCTCGTATGCAGCGATCTGCGGGCGAAACGATGCTGGCAAGAGCAACATCATTCGGGCTCTCCGCCTCGTACTACGGGAGCAGGCGCGACCGTTCTTCCACGATGACGACGAGGAGCGGATCTCATTCAAACAAGATTTTCCAAAATGGAAGAAAGTGCCCCCGGATGAGGATAAATCTCAACCAATATCGATAAGTGTATCTCTCGAATTGGACAGCGAGCGAGACGCTGGACTGCACCGGTTTGTTATCAAGCAACTCGGACTGACCGAGGACCTCCAAAAGTTGATTCTCACGATCGAACTTGAGCGTGGATCCGAAAAAAGTGAAGAAGCCGTTCTTCGAGTACGTGCGGGCGATCGAACCTTCGCTGATCTAGACGCGCAGGAGGTTCTCAAACGGTTTCGGAACGCGGGAAGTATTCTGTTTCACAACTCAACAGAAACGGATCCTCCATTAAGGTATGCCGGTGCATTTCGCCACTATATTGGCGGCTTGTCAGATGAGTACGCCGACCTATTTAAGTCGAGTCGCGATAATCTCAATAAGAAACTCGGGAAACTGGCTAGAAAACATGCCAGCGAATTCGAGGCATTTTTGGGACGCCTTGGTTCAAAGTATAAGATCGGTCTTGGAGTACCCTCGTTTGATATAGGGTTCTTTCCCATAAGCATCACACTGGGGCACAAAGACTACGACGTCCCCCTTGATTCATGGGGAAGTGGCACAAGGAATCGAACGTTGATTCTCCTCGCGCTCCTTCGCGCAAAACAAGTTAGCCAATCGGCAACCTCAGCAGACAAGGTCACGCCGGTACTCGTCATCGAGGAACCGGAGAGCTTCCTTCATCCGTCCGCTCAAGCCGAATTTGGGCGTGTCTTGAACGATCTCGCCGACGAGTTTGCGGTGCAGGTTATTGTTACAACACACAGCCCGTACTTGCTGAGCACTCGGACTGCGGAAGCTAACCATCTAGTGTGCCGTCGCCGTCACTACAAGCAGAGCCTTGGAACTGAGCTCATTGACACCGGCGGAGATAACTGGTTCAAGCCTTTTGGTGAGGTACTTGGATTGGACGGTGGGGAGCTAAAACCCTGGCGTAATTTAATGTTTAGCCCTCGCGATCACGTCCTTCTGGTTGAAGGCGACACGGATCGTGATTATCTGGAACTACTGCGAGACGAGCGTCATGGGACAAAACGCTTGAAGTTCGATGGCGAAATCCTGCCCTACGACGGGACAGGAAGTCTACAGAGTCCCGTGCTGGTCCGATTCTTGAGGAATCGTTACCAAAGACTGTTTGTTACTTTTGATCTCGACTCGGCACCAAGCATTGAAAAGATGTTGCAACATCTCGGATTTCAAGATGGTGCGGACTACGTCGCGGTGGGAATGGCAGAGGCAGGCAAGCGGAATATCGAAGGCCTTCTCCCGGAACGTGTGGTTAAGGCTGTGTTTGCGGCACACGCGAGCACCGTGCAAGCCGCCACGAATGGCACCAAGGACGAGCAGAAGTCGGCGAAAGGTCGTTTGAAGAAGTTTCTATTCGAAGAGTTTAGAGCGAACGCAGTACCAGGAGATGAAGATTTTGGTGGGTTCTACAGGCTTGCCAGAAAGATTGAGCGCGCCTTCCCACCAGAAAAACCGAAGGACGAGATAGGGGGCGGGCTAACAGAGGAATGA